One Vigna unguiculata cultivar IT97K-499-35 unplaced genomic scaffold, ASM411807v1 contig_78, whole genome shotgun sequence genomic window, ttgtcctgaatcttaagacactagttttgatgtaagtttattatgatcttgtgaaggacttttagattttcaaaagttgaaacttaatctcttcttccaggatcaaattcaacttgatatttgttactttccaatggttgcaatccgtcgataacatttcttggaaacagtaccccaccttgatatgtaacaataaataattccatgcattgtgtttgacgaatttgcttcttatggacggaccaaatgcataataaagcactatgaacaagcttcctttttaaacatggaagttggtgtgtttcattcacatgcttatccttttgttcctgtaaaatgacatcacaaactgtagaagaaaaaacattgacgaataaactttctctagttccatttcttctttctttattttccctcccttctgcagtttatattatgatgaaggcatgaccacctccttagaagctccctcaagaaggatcactagaatcatgtctagaggggagtcttctattccttcacttttatctttgttttgcattactttagtttgaattccctaagttggtttctagttgatttattttggttgacttgttgactttaatccaaagttgaccttttaccaagattagattaacttaaaccaacatgttaatccttgtttgtcttgttttgtaggtaattaagagaaagtagagcatggctaggtggcacttggtgattggagcacttggatgaagtggaagagagaggaaagcaaaaagcataaagcaaaagcaaaagtagacatgtaccttgtctccttttgcctttgtggtttatgccttagaaggtcacttggtctctttcctcttttggcctagaatcctcatgggaatgcctccaccaatcatctcccttcacttggccaagactcactctcacattaggtttagggtttgctagttaatcctttttcatgtttttgtatttgctaaaggacccctatgaactcctatttaaagggtgctccttgtcttgtaaaagggttgatcattttgttataaactttgtgcattcaaccaccaattttcgtgagctctccttcctagaagtgaactcacctttgccttatcttgcttgcaagtggcggcaccatcactcatctctagggcttggttggcttagatccccccctatgagtggcgtgcttcttccattcttcatcttctatgctttccatttttattgtttcttctttcattttgctctttagtgttgttattgctgtgtgtgtttaagcttgaatccaactctcttcttccattcatgagcttgagaaatgaaccttcacatctagatagcatgctatcttaatgtccagtgggaattttcaaaaagctttcttaaacaacttcaccatattcataactctaaaaggaaacaagataatccttcatcatttggtatctagagctttggttgcaatccgtcgataacatttcttggcaacagtactgATGAGGACATCTCTCACCAACCTGGATCCAAGCTAACCAAAGAAGAGGAGAACTCTCTACAAGGGATAGGAGGTCCTATGACGAGATCCAAGGCCAAGCAAACCAAGGCAACATTACAAAGGCTAATTCTAAATCTCTTAGAAGATGTGGTCAAGGATCCTACACATAAGCTTGTTTACTTGATCACTTGGAAGGATGAAGCTAAGGATGAAGTTGAGCTCCAAAATGCGTGAAAGCAATATTGGTGGCACATAGTGGCATGGaaatttttatgtgttagttcGTGTGGCACATAGTAGCATAggaatttttattgtgttatttttagggtgtttttaatttaatgtaatgtttatttttgttaatttccgtgtattttcaattaaatgtaAGGGAACTAAGTGACTTGTTCAGCCAAAAAGCCATGTGGCCGTGCTTCTAGAGTAGTGGAGCGGTTATTTTGATAGTGGGGTGGTTACCTTGGTAGCAAATTCAGCACCCTAGACAAAAACAAGGGCTGAACACGTGaacttcagttttttttttttggatgatTATTGAATGAATTCTCTTTCCATTTTCGTGAAGAATTTGGGTGAGTGTGATGCTCATTGATCCTTGTGTGAATCAAGGCAAAATCCAGCCATCATAGGTGTGAAGCTTATGTGTGGTATACGTGTGGATGGTGTGATGCTATCCTTCATTGTCTTGTAAGTTTTCTTGTTTGAATTCGTGTTACATTGTTTCCCTTGTATGTTGATTACGCTACTCTTGGTCCAGAATTCTTGAATCAATCTTACAGAACCTAATGTCCATAGAACCTTTTTCACGTCAAGCATGTTTACATCCAGGGCCTAATCCAATACGTTCTGAAATCATTTCGTTGCCATTGTTATTTTTCTGTTATGGAACCTTCATTGATCTCGTGCACATAATTCTTAAAGGAACCTTAACGAACCAAAGCCACGAATAGTAATTCCTTTGGATGATAACTGAATGTTGAGATTGGGGTGCAGCGTGACCTTGTCCAGTTGTGTGTGCCATTCTATTCCATTTCAATTCTGTTTTTCCAGCAAATCTAAACCCTTTAGATCCTTTTCCCATTAAGATTCctatcatttggtattcagagctaGTTAAGGGTTTGTATTGAACAGCAACAAGAAGGTACTAATCTATTTTGCAACGTGCCAATTTGTGTTCTGAATtctggaaaagaaaagaaatccaATTGTTATTGTATGTGAGGGCTGCTATAAAAAATTTCCGAAACTGAAGAATATAAGTGCAGCATTGTGTTTGTTCAAAATTGAATTCTGAATTGGCATGGTTTAAGGGCAGTTGCTGTATGTTTTTACAAGTGGTGAATTCTGAAATTTTCAAGTCTGCATTGGAGTTAAAACCGTGACCTAGTTAGTGTGTCTTTGTTTGTGTGGTGTTCTTTGCcttctttttgtgttttggtGTCTTGTTTTTTGGCCTCTAGTGATAGCATCATTACTATAATTGTTATAGGCGCATTCTGCATTTAGGTAGATCATCTTTGTGTGGCTGAAGTAACCTTGTGACTCTCAAGGATTGAGTGCATCAAGAGTGGTAAAAGGCTAGAGAGAAATTTACATTATTAGTAAAAGCCGAATTGAGAGAAACACTTGAGAGGAAATTATTTGGTGAGGTAGATTAGGTGCTGGATTCTATTTGGCTTAACCTTTTATCTTGTCTACAAGCATTATTTTGTGAGATGGCAGATTCAAACCAAGAAGGAGGGGCAGGCATTAGTCCCATTCAAATGCAAGCTCTTACTCAACATCTTGAAAGATTACTCCGACAAGCCAATGATGAGATACATGAGAGAATTGATAGGTTGGAGAATGATGGAGTAACAAGAAGAGGTGTAAGGAGGCAAGAAACAAGGGTGGCGAGATATGATGAAGAAAGGAGGAATAGGGAGCAGTGGGGCAATCCTCTCCAAGGAATTAAACTAAACATTCCCTCTTTTGCAGGAAAGAATGATCCCGAAGCTTACTTTAATTGGGAGCTCAAGATGGAGAATGTGTTTGATTGCGGCAACTTTGAGGAGGAACAAAAGGTGAGGTTGGCAGCATCCGAATTCTCACACTATGCATTGATTTGGTGGCACAAGCTTCAAAGGGAGAGGCAAGGAGATGGAGATCCACCAGTAGACACATGGGAGGAATTGAGGAGGCTCATGAGGAGGAGATATGTCCCTGCATCCTATCAAAGGGATATGAAGTTTAAGCTTCAAAGAATTACTCAAGGAAGCCGAAGTGTGGAGGATTACCACAAAGAGATGGAGATGTTAATGATCCAAGCTAAGCTTGAGGAAGATCCTGAGGTAACAATGGCTAGGTTCATTAATGGGTTGAATAATGATATCCGTGATGTGGTTGAGTTGCAGGAGTTTGTGGAGATGGAGGATCTTCTCCATAAAGCCATCCAAGTAGAAGAGCAACTCAAAAGGAAGGGAGCTTCAAGGAGAATGGCGTCGTCTTCTACTTATGGGTGGAAGGACAAGGCTAAGAGGGAGGGATATAAGTCATCACCCTATTCGGCCAAGGGAGAGACCAGTTCGGCCATGAGTACCAAGGCCACCAAAGAAGCGGATCCTAAGCCTTCTAAGGGCAATGAAGCTGTACCAAAAAGAACTAGAGACATTACATGCTTCAAATGCCAAGGCAAGGGGCACTATGCATATGAATGTCCTACCAAGAGGACTGTGGTGATTAGAGATGATGGAGGATATTCTAGTGAGTCAGATGCAAATGAAGAATCTGAAGGAGAGGAGGATGAGGATGTTGGACCAGAAATGAACGAGAAGGGATTGTTGATGGTGAGGAGACTATTAGGATCTCATATAGAAGCCATGGATGAAAGCCAAAGGGACAACATTTTCCACACTAGGTGTATTGTCCAAGGGCAACTTTGCATGGTGATTGTGGATAGTGGGAGTTGCGCTAATGTGGCTAGTACAAGGCTAGTATCCAAGTTGAATCTTCCTACCAAGCCTCATCCCAGACCTTACCGTTTGCAATGGCTAAGTGATGAAGGAGAAATTAAAGTGAAACAGCAAGTGGAGGTGCCCATAGTCATTGGGACTTATTCTGATGTGATTTCATGTGATGTGGTGCCTATGGAGGCGTGTCATCTATTGTTGGGGAGACCATGGCAGCATGACCACAAGACCATCCATGATGGATTCTCCAACAAGATCTCTTTTACACATCAAGGAAAGAAGGTGGTGCTTAAACCTTTAAGCCCACAAGAGGTGTGTCATGATCAAGTGAGGTTGAGAGAGAAAAtcatgagagaaaagaaagttgAGAGTGAGAGCGTGGTAGAGAGTGTGAGTGACGAGAAAAGATCAAACACTAAGAGAGAGGAAAAGAGAGGCAAGGAGAGAAACACCAATGTGAGAGAGATAGCAAAAGAGAGGGAAGTGAGGAAGGTGTTGTTAGCACGGCAACCCTTATATATGCTTGTATGCAAACCTGTTTTGAATACTAACCCTGAATTTCCCACTTCCTTGCCATCTTCTATTTCTTCTATTTTGCAGGAATTCAAGGATGTTTTCCCCTCGGATTTGCCTAGTGGATTACCACCATTGAGGGGAATAGAACATCAAGTGGATTTGATACCTGGAGCCACCATTCCAAACAGGCCAGCGTATAGGAGCAATCCCGAGGAGACCAAGGAGATACAAAGGCAAGTGGAAGCTCTCTTAGAGAAAGGTTGGGTAAGAGATTCTATATCTCCATGTGCTGTTCCTGTGATTTTGGTGCCTAAGAAAGATGGTTCTTGGCGCATGTGTAGTGACTGTAGAAGTGTGAATAGCATTACCATtaagtataggcatcccattcctagacTTGATGATTTACTTGATGAATTGCATGGTGCACAAGtgttttcaaaaattgatttgaaaagtGGATACAACCAAATTAGGATTAGAGAAGGAGATGAATGGAAAACTGcttttaaaaccaaatttgggttgTATGAGTGGCTGGTTATGCCATTTGGATTAACTAATGCACCAAGCACATTCATGAGGTTGATGAATCATGTTCTACGAGATTTTATAGGGCATTTTGTGGTAGTGTATTTTGATGATATTCTGATCTATAGTGCTGATTTGGACTTGCATGCTCAACATTTGCATTCTGTGTTATCTGCTTT contains:
- the LOC114172946 gene encoding uncharacterized protein LOC114172946, giving the protein MADSNQEGGAGISPIQMQALTQHLERLLRQANDEIHERIDRLENDGVTRRGVRRQETRVARYDEERRNREQWGNPLQGIKLNIPSFAGKNDPEAYFNWELKMENVFDCGNFEEEQKVRLAASEFSHYALIWWHKLQRERQGDGDPPVDTWEELRRLMRRRYVPASYQRDMKFKLQRITQGSRSVEDYHKEMEMLMIQAKLEEDPEVTMARFINGLNNDIRDVVELQEFVEMEDLLHKAIQVEEQLKRKGASRRMASSSTYGWKDKAKREGYKSSPYSAKGETSSAMSTKATKEADPKPSKGNEAVPKRTRDITCFKCQGKGHYAYECPTKRTVVIRDDGGYSSESDANEESEGEEDEDVGPEMNEKGLLMVRRLLGSHIEAMDESQRDNIFHTRCIVQGQLCMVIVDSGSCANVASTRLVSKLNLPTKPHPRPYRLQWLSDEGEIKVKQQVEVPIVIGTYSDVISCDVVPMEACHLLLGRPWQHDHKTIHDGFSNKISFTHQGKKVVLKPLSPQEVCHDQVRLREKIMREKKVESESVIAKEREVRKVLLARQPLYMLVCKPVLNTNPEFPTSLPSSISSILQEFKDVFPSDLPSGLPPLRGIEHQVDLIPGATIPNRPAYRSNPEETKEIQRQKDGSWRMCSDCRSVNSITIKYRHPIPRLDDLLDELHGAQVFSKIDLKSGYNQIRIREGDEWKTAFKTKFGLYEWLVMPFGLTNAPSTFMRLMNHVLRDFIGHFVVVYFDDILIYSADLDLHAQHLHSVLSALRHEKLYANLEKCMFCQDHVVFLGFVVSSKGVEVDQSKVKAIQEWPTPKSVSDIRSFHGLASFYRRFVRDFSTLAAPLNELVKKNVSFKWGEKQEKAFQTLKQRLVSAPILALPNFSKSFEIECDASGIGIGAVLLQEGHPIAYFSEKLSGAALNYSTYDKELYALVRALKTWQHYLFPKEFVIHSDHESLKYLKGQGKLNTRHAKWVEFLEQFPYVIKYKKGKGNVVADALSRRHALLSMVETKLLGLEVLKGLYEEDKEFGQRYKECEKMAKDEYYRFEGFLFRANRLCVPQSSIRELLVKEAHRGGLMGHFGVLRTYDILHEHFYWVNMKKDVAKLCESCIECRQAKSKVLPQGLYTPLPVPEHPWVDLSMDFVLGLPRSSTGRDSILVVHSPFEVVYGFNPLSPLDLLPVPNISVFKHTEGQAKAEFVRKLHEKVKDQITKKNASYAKQANKGRRRVVFQPGDWVWVHMRKERFPEQRKSKLLPRGDGPFQVLERINDNAYKIQMPGEDGSALKKAGSDLETHPVQEGGNDEDISHQPGSKLTKEEENSLQGIGGPMTRSKAKQTKATLQRLILNLLEDVVKDPTHKLVYLITWKDEAKDEVELQNA